The following are from one region of the Bacteroidota bacterium genome:
- a CDS encoding type IX secretion system membrane protein PorP/SprF encodes MNKHILAGLLFLFFFCTGISRAQQQALYSQYMLNEYLINPAVAGDDGYTSINFTARDQWVGIENSPKTFSVGIQTRLLKRNYIIKNNIFLKKKTVLPGRSGRVGLGAAIYNDRNGLINRTGFQGTYAYHIFIRSSQLSFGLTGSAFQFRILDNIQIHDPSDPIINSGLRRSLIVPDASAGIYLSNDHYYTGASVTQLFQSILKFGNSDLKGYKMCRCYYFMGGYRFELSPDYDLEPSLLVMSPENLLAQADINCKLYYLKDFWGGLSYRTNKTFVAMAGMRINRLYIGYSFDYTLSSLRRQSFGSHEITIALKYGDNARRFLWLNRY; translated from the coding sequence ATGAATAAACATATACTCGCAGGGTTGTTGTTTCTGTTCTTCTTTTGTACTGGTATTTCCAGGGCACAGCAGCAGGCATTATACAGCCAGTATATGTTAAATGAATATTTGATCAATCCTGCTGTTGCTGGTGATGATGGCTACACATCCATTAATTTCACTGCCCGTGACCAATGGGTAGGAATTGAAAATTCCCCAAAAACGTTTTCCGTGGGCATACAGACCCGTCTGCTTAAACGAAATTATATCATCAAAAATAATATCTTTCTGAAGAAAAAGACTGTTCTGCCAGGCAGAAGCGGAAGAGTAGGGTTGGGAGCTGCCATTTACAATGATCGCAATGGCCTCATTAACCGTACCGGCTTTCAGGGTACTTATGCTTATCATATTTTTATCCGCTCCTCGCAGCTTTCTTTCGGACTGACCGGATCGGCTTTTCAGTTTAGAATTCTGGATAACATTCAAATTCATGATCCTTCTGATCCAATAATTAACAGTGGGTTGCGTCGTTCATTGATTGTCCCTGACGCATCTGCAGGCATCTATCTCTCCAATGATCATTATTATACAGGCGCATCTGTAACTCAATTGTTTCAGTCCATCTTAAAATTTGGAAACAGTGATTTAAAAGGCTATAAAATGTGCCGCTGTTATTACTTTATGGGAGGTTATCGTTTTGAACTTTCTCCTGATTATGACCTTGAACCTTCCCTCCTGGTGATGAGCCCAGAAAATCTTTTGGCCCAGGCTGATATTAACTGTAAATTATATTATCTGAAAGATTTTTGGGGAGGTTTATCTTATCGAACAAATAAAACTTTTGTCGCAATGGCTGGTATGAGAATAAACCGTTTGTACATAGGTTATTCTTTCGATTATACGCTTTCTTCCCTTCGTCGCCAAAGTTTTGGCTCACACGAAATTACCATTGCCCTCAAATATGGAGATAATGCCCGCCGTTTCCTGTGGCTTAACAGGTATTAA
- a CDS encoding 30S ribosomal protein THX, whose protein sequence is MGKGDKKSRRGKIFMGSYGVNRPQDAKPTAKPVEKVKKEEKKK, encoded by the coding sequence ATGGGAAAAGGTGATAAAAAGAGTAGAAGAGGGAAAATATTTATGGGTAGTTATGGCGTAAACAGGCCTCAAGATGCCAAACCAACAGCAAAACCTGTTGAAAAAGTTAAAAAAGAAGAAAAAAAGAAGTAA